One stretch of Amycolatopsis tolypomycina DNA includes these proteins:
- a CDS encoding LysR family transcriptional regulator, protein MRDFDLNLVRTFVLLYETRSVTATAESLHVTQPTISYSLQKLRRRFSDELFRRTGGGLVPTTTARALYEPLHSALSEIETAVSGAKSFSPSTARAAFTLCLSDLGEISLLPRLMAALPARAPGVTLTVRPLDVDRAADQLGRGEIDAFIASSLISSQRVARIPLFSEGYLGMVAADHPRLSSAVSVEQLAAERHVTVFGPTGHDGPRRALETSGLLDRVVLEVTRFAALPYLVQDGELVAMVPRLVAEMFAADHRVRLFELPLEVEPAQVSVYTRHTHARSPAQHWLVGFMREVLG, encoded by the coding sequence ATGCGCGACTTCGACCTGAACCTGGTGCGCACGTTCGTGCTGCTGTACGAGACCCGCAGCGTCACGGCGACGGCCGAGTCCCTGCACGTCACGCAGCCGACGATCAGCTACAGCCTGCAGAAGCTGCGGCGCCGGTTCTCGGACGAGCTGTTCCGCCGCACCGGCGGCGGCCTGGTCCCGACGACGACGGCCCGCGCGCTGTACGAGCCCCTGCACAGCGCGCTGTCGGAGATCGAGACGGCGGTGAGCGGGGCGAAGTCGTTCTCGCCGTCGACGGCTCGGGCGGCGTTCACGCTGTGCCTGTCGGACCTGGGGGAGATCTCGTTGCTGCCGCGCCTGATGGCGGCGCTGCCGGCGCGGGCGCCCGGGGTGACGCTGACGGTCCGGCCGCTGGACGTCGACCGCGCGGCCGACCAGCTCGGCCGCGGCGAGATCGACGCGTTCATCGCGTCTTCGCTGATCAGTTCCCAGCGCGTCGCCCGGATCCCGCTGTTTTCCGAGGGCTACCTGGGCATGGTGGCGGCGGACCACCCGCGGCTTTCCTCGGCGGTCTCGGTGGAGCAGCTGGCGGCGGAGCGCCACGTGACGGTGTTCGGCCCGACCGGCCACGACGGCCCGCGTCGCGCGCTGGAGACGTCCGGCCTGCTCGACCGCGTGGTCCTCGAGGTGACGCGCTTCGCGGCCCTGCCGTACCTGGTCCAGGACGGCGAGCTGGTGGCGATGGTCCCGCGCCTGGTGGCGGAGATGTTCGCGGCCGACCACCGGGTCCGGCTGTTCGAGCTGCCGCTCGAGGTCGAGCCGGCCCAGGTGTCGGTGTACACGCGGCACACGCACGCCCGCAGCCCGGCCCAGCACTGGCTGGTGGGGTTCATGCGCGAGGTGCTGGGTTAG
- the mdlC gene encoding benzoylformate decarboxylase — protein sequence MPTVRRLAHEFLDRRGLTTVFGNPGSNELPFLAELPGNFRYVLGLHEGAVVGMADGYAQVTGRPVLVNLHAAAGSGNAMGALTNAVYSRSPLVLTAGQQVRTAIGPEAMLANVDATQLMRPLVGWAGEPSCAADVPRSLAQAVFEAELQRRPTYLSVPYDDWAAELPETATLDRQVQRGFTPSAAQLDDLAASVAGAKNPALVLGGDIDATGLFDRAVALAEHLGLPTWVAPSPHRLPFPNRHPLFRGVLPAGIAPVSAALTGHDLVLVLGAPVFRYHQHVPGAYLPDGTRLVQVTDDVGAAARAPMGEALVADPAPVIEALLEKVPARRTERTYVENPQPRTGEKALHPEQVFAALRDTQAADTRYVVESTSTNSAWWRQMDLRRAGSYFFPAAGGLGFGLPAAVGVAMGDPDRPVVGVIGDGSANYGITALWTAAHYRVPVTFVILRNGVYGALQWFGELLGTPDVPGTQIPGMDFTAIAAGYGVEATAVTSEDDLRAQLKTTPDGPRLIQVDTEPTTPE from the coding sequence ATGCCCACTGTCCGCCGCCTCGCCCACGAGTTCCTGGACCGCCGTGGCCTGACCACGGTCTTCGGCAACCCCGGGTCCAACGAGCTCCCCTTCCTCGCCGAGCTGCCCGGGAACTTCCGGTACGTCCTCGGCCTGCACGAAGGCGCCGTCGTCGGGATGGCCGACGGCTACGCCCAGGTGACCGGCCGCCCGGTGCTGGTCAACCTGCACGCCGCCGCCGGCTCCGGCAACGCGATGGGCGCGCTCACCAACGCCGTCTACTCGCGCTCTCCCCTGGTGCTCACCGCCGGCCAGCAGGTCCGGACCGCGATCGGGCCGGAGGCCATGCTCGCCAACGTCGACGCGACGCAGCTGATGCGGCCCCTGGTCGGCTGGGCCGGCGAGCCGAGCTGCGCCGCGGACGTCCCGCGCTCGCTCGCGCAGGCCGTGTTCGAGGCCGAGCTGCAGCGGCGTCCGACCTACCTCTCCGTGCCCTACGACGACTGGGCCGCCGAGCTGCCCGAGACGGCGACGCTCGACCGGCAGGTCCAGCGAGGCTTCACGCCGAGCGCAGCCCAGCTCGACGATCTCGCCGCGAGCGTCGCCGGGGCGAAGAACCCGGCACTGGTCCTGGGCGGCGACATCGACGCCACCGGGCTCTTCGACCGGGCCGTCGCGCTGGCCGAGCACCTCGGCCTGCCGACCTGGGTGGCGCCGTCGCCGCACCGGCTGCCCTTCCCCAACCGGCACCCGCTCTTCCGCGGCGTGCTGCCCGCCGGCATCGCGCCGGTTTCGGCCGCGCTGACCGGGCACGACCTCGTGCTGGTGCTCGGCGCGCCGGTCTTCCGCTACCACCAGCACGTTCCCGGCGCCTACCTGCCCGACGGCACCCGGCTGGTCCAGGTCACCGACGACGTCGGCGCCGCGGCCCGCGCGCCGATGGGCGAGGCGCTGGTCGCCGACCCCGCGCCGGTGATCGAAGCGCTGCTGGAGAAGGTCCCCGCCCGCAGAACAGAACGCACTTACGTCGAGAACCCGCAGCCCCGGACCGGTGAGAAAGCGCTGCACCCGGAGCAGGTGTTCGCCGCCCTGCGCGACACCCAGGCCGCCGACACGCGGTACGTCGTCGAGTCGACGTCGACGAATTCCGCCTGGTGGCGGCAGATGGACCTGCGGCGCGCAGGCTCCTACTTCTTCCCGGCCGCCGGCGGGCTCGGGTTCGGCCTGCCCGCCGCCGTCGGCGTGGCGATGGGCGACCCGGACCGCCCGGTCGTCGGCGTCATCGGCGACGGCTCGGCCAACTACGGCATCACGGCGCTGTGGACCGCCGCGCACTACCGCGTGCCGGTCACCTTCGTGATCCTGCGCAACGGCGTCTACGGCGCCCTGCAGTGGTTCGGCGAGCTGCTCGGGACGCCGGACGTGCCCGGCACGCAGATCCCCGGCATGGACTTCACGGCCATCGCCGCCGGATACGGCGTCGAAGCCACGGCTGTCACCAGCGAAGACGACTTGCGCGCCCAGCTCAAGACGACCCCGGACGGCCCGCGGCTGATCCAGGTCGACACCGAACCGACCACACCGGAGTGA
- a CDS encoding serine hydrolase domain-containing protein, which yields MGRALGGTAQPPTDGRFRIGSTTKTFTAVLVLQLVADGRIGLDAPVAGYLPDFGFDRRITVRMLPQHTSGLFNYTGEYYDDGTVAPGIPWSGKEWVDNRFHTYPPQDLVRYSLARPARFAPGTGWSYANTNYVVARLLIEKVTGHSYADEMQRRVLRPLGLRDTVVPGTSPELPGPHAHAYYRYSDGGQEKTVDISRQNPSWISSAGEMISTTKDLGRFFSALLGGKLLPAPQLAEMLKPHATPDSTSDYGLGIFELHADANCSGEMLLTHNGSVQGYGTLVYSTPDGRKTLQASVTYVDTGIAPTAAYQKAVQSLLQKEFCTA from the coding sequence CTGGGTCGCGCGCTGGGCGGGACCGCGCAACCGCCGACGGACGGGCGGTTCCGGATCGGCAGCACCACCAAGACCTTCACCGCGGTCCTGGTGCTACAGCTGGTGGCCGACGGCCGGATCGGGCTGGACGCCCCGGTCGCCGGATACCTGCCCGACTTCGGCTTCGACCGGCGGATCACGGTGCGGATGCTGCCGCAGCACACCAGTGGACTGTTCAACTACACCGGCGAGTACTACGACGACGGGACGGTCGCACCGGGGATCCCGTGGTCGGGTAAGGAGTGGGTGGACAACCGGTTCCACACCTACCCGCCGCAGGACCTCGTGCGGTACTCGCTGGCCAGGCCAGCGCGGTTCGCGCCGGGCACCGGCTGGAGCTACGCCAACACCAACTACGTCGTCGCCCGGCTGCTGATCGAGAAGGTCACCGGTCACTCCTACGCCGACGAGATGCAACGGCGGGTGCTGCGTCCGCTCGGGCTGCGTGACACGGTGGTGCCGGGCACCTCGCCGGAGCTGCCCGGGCCGCACGCCCACGCCTACTACCGGTACTCCGACGGCGGGCAGGAGAAGACGGTCGACATCAGCCGGCAGAACCCCTCCTGGATCTCCAGCGCCGGCGAGATGATCTCGACGACCAAGGACCTCGGCAGGTTCTTCTCCGCGCTGCTGGGCGGAAAGCTCCTCCCCGCCCCGCAGCTGGCCGAGATGCTGAAGCCGCACGCGACTCCCGACTCGACGAGCGACTACGGCCTCGGGATCTTCGAGCTGCACGCGGACGCGAACTGCAGCGGTGAAATGCTGCTGACGCACAACGGCAGCGTCCAAGGCTACGGAACCCTGGTGTACAGCACACCCGACGGCAGGAAGACGCTGCAGGCATCGGTGACCTACGTGGACACCGGGATCGCCCCCACGGCGGCTTACCAGAAGGCTGTGCAAAGCCTGCTGCAAAAAGAATTCTGTACCGCCTGA
- the kdpF gene encoding K(+)-transporting ATPase subunit F has product MSGTGVVANVVGGVLALALIVYLFIALIKPEKF; this is encoded by the coding sequence GTGAGCGGCACCGGCGTGGTCGCCAACGTCGTCGGCGGCGTCCTGGCGTTGGCCCTGATCGTCTACCTGTTCATCGCGCTGATCAAACCGGAGAAGTTCTGA
- a CDS encoding recombinase family protein, producing the protein MLAQWISSKNQAGAGSTDSPVNGLRFAFYGRTSTTRHQDRVSSQGWQRDIAEELVAGHGQVVATYFDAGTSRRVPWTQRPHAARLMAEIVRSDQTIDAIVVGEYERAFTGTQFATLYTWCTRHGLQLWLPETGGPVDLGNRDHRVLLALLATQSQREVLRARHRVLAAMHNQVTQQGRYLGGRPPYGYRLVDAGPHPNPANARWGRRLQRLAPDERTAPHVTWMFRQRLAGHSVASIARHLNERGVPCPSSADPDRNRHRTRRTWTLRTVAVILANPRYTGRQAWNRRATHTSGPASSPAPSAKAAHPALVTEQDFIAAQQIRAARPTTDGGPRRFALAGLIHCGVCDRRLDSHWNHGRPTYRCRHGHTSTQLAGHPRPKTLYIREDHLVEAIRIRLGDQDGDGHATLESDRTRSSRVASALRNSGRFVVCDNAGWQLEEIDSS; encoded by the coding sequence ATGCTCGCGCAGTGGATAAGCAGTAAGAACCAGGCTGGCGCAGGATCCACAGACTCTCCGGTCAACGGCCTACGGTTCGCCTTCTACGGCCGCACGTCGACCACCCGCCATCAAGATCGTGTGTCGTCACAGGGCTGGCAGCGCGACATCGCTGAGGAGTTGGTCGCGGGTCACGGCCAGGTCGTCGCCACCTACTTCGACGCCGGCACCTCACGCCGCGTCCCATGGACACAACGGCCGCACGCAGCGCGGCTCATGGCCGAGATCGTCAGGTCAGATCAGACGATCGATGCGATCGTGGTCGGCGAGTACGAGCGAGCCTTCACCGGCACCCAGTTCGCCACCCTCTACACCTGGTGCACTCGGCATGGCCTCCAGCTGTGGCTGCCCGAGACGGGAGGCCCGGTCGACCTCGGCAACCGCGATCACCGGGTCCTGCTGGCGCTGCTGGCCACCCAGTCGCAACGGGAGGTGCTGCGTGCCCGGCACCGAGTACTGGCAGCGATGCACAACCAGGTCACCCAGCAGGGCCGCTACCTCGGCGGAAGGCCGCCCTACGGCTACCGGCTCGTCGACGCCGGCCCGCACCCCAACCCCGCAAACGCCCGCTGGGGCCGACGACTACAGCGCCTCGCGCCCGACGAACGCACAGCACCACACGTCACTTGGATGTTCCGGCAGCGTCTGGCCGGACACAGCGTCGCGAGCATCGCCCGACACCTCAACGAACGCGGTGTCCCCTGTCCATCCAGCGCCGACCCGGACCGCAATCGCCATCGAACCCGTAGGACCTGGACCCTACGTACCGTCGCTGTCATTCTTGCCAACCCGCGCTATACCGGCCGACAGGCCTGGAACCGGCGCGCTACCCACACCAGCGGCCCAGCCTCATCGCCGGCGCCTTCGGCGAAGGCGGCACATCCGGCACTCGTCACGGAGCAGGACTTCATCGCCGCTCAGCAAATCCGAGCCGCACGACCAACCACGGACGGCGGACCTCGCCGGTTTGCGCTCGCGGGTCTGATCCACTGCGGCGTTTGCGATCGCCGCCTGGACTCGCACTGGAACCACGGGCGTCCGACCTACCGCTGCCGCCACGGCCACACCAGCACCCAACTCGCCGGCCACCCGCGACCGAAGACGCTCTACATCCGCGAGGACCACCTCGTCGAGGCGATCCGTATCCGACTTGGAGATCAAGACGGTGACGGCCACGCCACGCTGGAGTCTGATCGGACACGAAGCAGCCGTGTTGCATCAGCTTTGCGCAACTCAGGGCGGTTCGTTGTCTGCGACAACGCCGGTTGGCAACTGGAGGAGATCGATTCGAGCTGA
- a CDS encoding winged helix-turn-helix transcriptional regulator, with protein MAEAGLTRVIRCPGAVELLDELASGARTVAALRRAVPRRVLAPALRALAAEGAIRRSVVGTWDGRPGDEVMFSLTAVGHRFVAGLSELDVWVEVYERYLNG; from the coding sequence ATGGCCGAAGCTGGTCTCACGCGCGTGATCCGCTGCCCCGGTGCGGTGGAGCTGCTCGACGAACTCGCGTCCGGCGCCCGTACCGTCGCCGCGCTGCGCCGGGCGGTCCCGCGGCGAGTGCTCGCCCCCGCGTTGCGGGCGCTGGCGGCCGAAGGCGCGATCCGACGTTCAGTGGTGGGTACCTGGGACGGCCGGCCGGGCGATGAGGTGATGTTCTCCCTCACCGCCGTCGGCCACCGGTTTGTTGCCGGATTGTCTGAATTGGACGTGTGGGTCGAGGTGTACGAGCGCTACCTCAACGGGTAG
- a CDS encoding APC family permease, whose product MPAPTSWLKRLVLGRPFRSDTLGETLLPKWLALPIFASDPLSSVAYATQEILLILSIGGLAYLTLAPWIGLAVAVLLTVVVISYRQVVKAYPSGGGSYEVASRNLGSSAGLVVAGALMVDYIMTVAVSVASGVDNIISAVPELNDHRIALNLGFIVVLMAMNLRGIRESGRAFAIPTYLFIGGVVLMIALGLGQAVAGHAPVAESAGYEVRPEQVGLTGLALVFLLLRSFSSGCTALTGVEAISNGVPAFRKPKSANAARTMTAMGVIAVTMFGGITALAMISHVRIAENTCDLTGFRGDCTTDPQRTVISQIAAAVFGGDHSVLFYFLQAATALILILAANTAFNGFPLLASILAQDRYLPRQLHTRGDRLAFSNGIVALAVVAGILIFAFDGSTTRLIQLYILGVFTSFTLCQAGMVRHWNRALADSTDARERRSIHRSRLINAVGAVLTAVVLVVVMITKFTHGAYLVVIAIPVLYVLMRGIHRHYTHVREELQPDDEFELLPSRVHAIVLVSTLHKPSQRAIAFGRATRPDTLSAITVNVDDADTRELQRQWEQRSMKIPLKVIESPYREITRPIVQYIKNLRRDSPRDVVCIYIPEYVVGRWWENVLHNQSSLRLKGRLLFEPGVMVTSVPWQLSSTNRRDLQRVRPLPGDIRRGVTTQRRS is encoded by the coding sequence GTGCCAGCACCCACGTCATGGCTCAAACGGCTGGTACTCGGACGGCCGTTCCGGAGCGACACCCTCGGCGAGACCCTGCTGCCCAAATGGCTCGCGCTGCCGATCTTCGCCAGTGACCCGCTGTCGTCGGTCGCCTACGCGACCCAGGAGATCCTGCTCATCCTGAGCATCGGCGGCCTGGCGTACCTCACACTCGCGCCGTGGATCGGCCTCGCGGTCGCTGTGCTGCTGACCGTCGTCGTGATCTCCTACCGCCAGGTCGTGAAGGCCTACCCCAGTGGCGGTGGCTCCTACGAAGTCGCTTCACGCAACCTCGGGAGCTCCGCGGGACTCGTCGTCGCCGGCGCCCTGATGGTCGACTACATCATGACGGTCGCGGTATCGGTGGCGTCCGGTGTGGACAACATCATCTCCGCGGTGCCCGAGCTCAACGACCACCGCATCGCCTTGAACCTGGGCTTCATCGTGGTGCTGATGGCGATGAACCTGCGCGGCATCCGGGAGTCCGGCCGCGCGTTCGCCATCCCGACCTACCTGTTCATCGGCGGGGTCGTGCTGATGATCGCGCTCGGCCTCGGCCAGGCCGTCGCCGGCCACGCGCCGGTCGCCGAGAGCGCCGGCTACGAAGTCCGCCCCGAACAGGTCGGACTGACCGGCCTGGCACTGGTGTTCCTGCTGCTGCGGTCGTTCTCCTCCGGCTGCACCGCGCTCACCGGTGTCGAAGCGATCTCCAACGGCGTGCCCGCGTTCCGCAAACCCAAGAGCGCCAACGCCGCGCGCACCATGACGGCGATGGGCGTCATCGCCGTCACCATGTTCGGCGGCATCACCGCGCTGGCCATGATCAGCCACGTGCGGATCGCCGAGAACACCTGCGACCTCACCGGGTTCCGCGGCGACTGCACCACCGACCCGCAGCGCACGGTGATCAGCCAGATCGCCGCCGCGGTGTTCGGCGGCGACCACTCGGTGCTGTTCTACTTCCTCCAGGCCGCCACCGCGCTGATCCTGATCCTCGCGGCGAACACCGCGTTCAACGGGTTCCCGCTGCTGGCCTCGATCCTGGCCCAGGACCGCTACCTGCCCCGCCAGCTGCACACCCGCGGCGACCGGCTCGCCTTCTCCAACGGGATCGTCGCGCTCGCGGTCGTCGCCGGGATCCTGATCTTCGCCTTCGACGGCTCGACCACCCGCCTGATCCAGCTCTACATCCTCGGCGTCTTCACGTCGTTCACGCTGTGCCAGGCCGGCATGGTTCGGCACTGGAACCGCGCGCTGGCCGACAGCACCGACGCCCGCGAACGCCGGTCGATCCACCGTTCCCGGCTGATCAACGCCGTCGGTGCGGTGCTCACCGCCGTGGTCCTGGTAGTCGTGATGATCACCAAGTTCACCCACGGCGCCTACCTCGTCGTCATCGCCATCCCGGTGCTCTATGTCCTCATGCGGGGCATCCACCGCCACTACACCCACGTCCGCGAGGAACTCCAGCCCGACGACGAGTTCGAATTGCTCCCGAGCCGCGTCCACGCGATCGTGCTCGTGTCCACATTGCACAAGCCCAGCCAGCGCGCGATCGCGTTCGGCCGTGCTACCCGCCCCGACACGCTCAGCGCCATCACCGTCAACGTCGACGATGCCGACACCCGCGAACTGCAACGACAGTGGGAACAGCGCTCGATGAAGATCCCGCTCAAGGTGATCGAATCCCCCTACCGCGAGATCACCCGCCCCATCGTCCAGTACATCAAGAACCTCCGCCGCGACAGCCCCCGCGACGTGGTCTGCATCTACATCCCCGAATACGTCGTCGGCCGCTGGTGGGAGAACGTCCTCCACAACCAGAGCTCCCTGCGGCTCAAGGGACGTCTCCTGTTCGAGCCCGGGGTGATGGTGACGAGCGTGCCGTGGCAGCTCAGCTCCACCAACCGCCGCGACCTCCAGCGCGTCCGCCCCCTCCCCGGCGACATCCGCCGCGGCGTCACCACCCAGCGCCGATCCTGA
- a CDS encoding YbaB/EbfC family nucleoid-associated protein, with product MSHSSHDGAISVVVTLDGQVRDLQLADTVSTRPAAQLARDILECIHDAQALFDLGPATR from the coding sequence GTGAGCCACAGCAGTCACGACGGCGCTATCTCGGTCGTCGTGACCCTCGACGGCCAGGTGCGCGATCTGCAACTGGCCGACACCGTGTCCACCCGCCCGGCGGCCCAGCTGGCGCGCGACATCCTCGAGTGCATCCACGACGCGCAGGCCTTGTTCGACCTGGGCCCGGCTACCCGTTGA
- the kdpA gene encoding potassium-transporting ATPase subunit KdpA encodes MSSTWAGLGQVGLLLLALALVYRPLGDYMHRVFTSTKHWRLEKAVYKIVRADPESEQHWKTYASGVLGFSFVSVLFLYLLQRIQPLLPLNFGRTVDPGVAFNTAISFVTNTNWQSYVPEGVMGHVVQMAGLTVQNFVSAGVGLAVAIALTRAFVRSQSDRLGNFWVDLTRGTVRILLPLSFLFAIVLVALGVVQSLKSGVSVLNPDGSASTIALAPAASQEAIKEIGTNGGGIFNANSAHPFENPNSWSNLIEIFLLLVIPVALTRTFGKLVGNTKQGYVLLSVMGALWAGMLAVIWWGETHANGAAARLAGAALEGKETRFGIAGSALFADSTTGTSTGAVNSMHDSFTGLGGFGTLLNMMFGELSPGGVGTGLYSILVMAIIAMFLAGLMVGRTPEYLGKKLGKREVTCASIAMLAMPAVVLIGAGAALLIPGNTAAFNNPGAHGFSELLYAYTSASNNNGSAFAGITVTNDWYQSTLGVCMALGRFIPILAVLCLAGSLAAQKKVPETAGTLPTTSPLFATMLAGTVVLVAALTFIPALALGPIAEALA; translated from the coding sequence ATGTCCTCGACGTGGGCCGGCCTGGGACAGGTCGGCCTCCTCCTGCTCGCCCTGGCGCTGGTGTACCGGCCGCTGGGCGACTACATGCACCGCGTGTTCACGAGCACGAAACATTGGCGGCTGGAGAAGGCCGTTTACAAGATCGTGCGCGCGGATCCGGAGTCCGAGCAGCACTGGAAGACCTATGCCTCGGGCGTGCTGGGCTTCTCGTTCGTCTCGGTGCTGTTCCTCTACCTGCTGCAGCGCATTCAGCCGCTGCTGCCGCTGAACTTCGGCCGCACCGTCGACCCCGGGGTCGCCTTCAACACCGCGATCAGTTTCGTCACCAACACGAACTGGCAGTCCTACGTCCCCGAGGGCGTCATGGGCCACGTGGTCCAGATGGCCGGGCTGACCGTGCAGAACTTCGTCTCCGCCGGCGTCGGCCTGGCGGTGGCGATCGCGCTGACCCGTGCGTTCGTCCGCTCGCAGAGCGACCGGCTCGGCAACTTCTGGGTCGACCTGACCCGCGGCACGGTCCGGATCCTGCTGCCGCTGTCGTTCCTCTTCGCGATCGTGCTGGTCGCGCTCGGCGTGGTGCAGAGCCTCAAGTCCGGCGTCTCGGTGCTCAACCCGGACGGCTCGGCCAGCACCATCGCGCTCGCGCCGGCGGCGAGCCAGGAGGCGATCAAGGAGATCGGCACCAACGGCGGCGGCATCTTCAACGCCAACTCCGCCCACCCGTTCGAGAACCCGAACTCGTGGTCCAACCTGATCGAGATCTTCCTGCTGCTGGTGATCCCGGTCGCCCTGACCCGCACCTTCGGCAAGCTGGTGGGCAACACCAAGCAGGGTTACGTCCTCCTCAGCGTCATGGGTGCGTTGTGGGCTGGGATGCTCGCGGTGATCTGGTGGGGCGAGACGCACGCGAACGGTGCGGCTGCCAGGCTGGCCGGCGCGGCCCTGGAGGGCAAGGAAACCCGCTTCGGGATCGCGGGGTCGGCGTTGTTCGCCGACTCGACGACCGGCACGTCGACCGGTGCGGTGAACTCGATGCACGACAGCTTCACCGGGCTCGGCGGCTTCGGGACGCTGCTGAACATGATGTTCGGCGAGCTCTCGCCCGGCGGTGTCGGCACCGGCCTCTACAGCATCCTGGTGATGGCGATCATCGCCATGTTCCTGGCCGGCCTGATGGTCGGGCGCACGCCGGAGTACCTGGGCAAGAAGCTCGGCAAGCGTGAGGTCACCTGCGCCTCGATCGCGATGCTGGCCATGCCTGCCGTGGTGCTGATCGGCGCGGGCGCAGCCCTGCTGATCCCGGGCAACACCGCCGCGTTCAACAACCCGGGCGCGCACGGCTTCTCCGAGCTGCTCTACGCCTACACCTCGGCCAGCAACAACAACGGCAGCGCCTTCGCCGGAATCACCGTGACCAACGACTGGTACCAGTCGACTCTCGGTGTCTGCATGGCGCTGGGCCGGTTCATCCCCATCCTCGCTGTGCTCTGCTTGGCCGGTTCGCTGGCCGCGCAGAAGAAGGTGCCGGAGACCGCCGGCACGCTGCCGACCACCAGCCCGCTGTTCGCGACGATGCTCGCCGGCACGGTTGTGCTGGTCGCGGCCCTGACCTTCATCCCCGCCCTGGCCCTCGGGCCGATTGCCGAGGCTCTCGCATGA
- a CDS encoding cellulose-binding domain-containing protein — MARAGWRPDDEVSVDDLLRETGAMPRSLGAYSPLTRPREDDTGVGYRERLEQRAKEAAAAQQRAGRRIRWVSALCGGLVVVGSLVIIAVTSESSPGRQAAVAPDSLAPATTTPRALTSSSAPAPVPTVIRQTSASPTTSAPKTTAGSTSPTQAPPPPPAPVASCTVRYAVTDQWPNGFTANVWVTNTGNQTLNPWTSTWNFTAGQRVTHSWNGDFSQSGSRVTMKAVSYNLSLAPGATVNIGFNGSFDRSNPTPVGFTLSGARCTTT; from the coding sequence ATGGCGCGCGCCGGGTGGCGGCCTGATGATGAGGTCTCCGTTGACGATCTGCTGCGGGAAACCGGGGCCATGCCTCGGTCGCTGGGGGCCTACTCGCCCCTCACTCGGCCGCGGGAAGACGACACCGGGGTCGGGTACCGGGAACGGCTCGAGCAGCGTGCCAAAGAGGCCGCCGCCGCTCAGCAGCGGGCCGGGCGGCGGATTCGGTGGGTTTCCGCTCTCTGTGGGGGCCTTGTTGTCGTCGGGAGCCTCGTGATCATTGCCGTCACCTCCGAAAGCTCGCCCGGGCGGCAAGCCGCCGTTGCGCCCGACTCGCTTGCTCCCGCCACCACCACTCCGCGGGCGCTGACCAGCTCCTCCGCTCCGGCGCCGGTGCCCACCGTCATCCGGCAGACCTCCGCCTCCCCCACCACCTCCGCGCCCAAGACCACGGCCGGCTCCACCAGCCCGACGCAGGCCCCTCCGCCGCCGCCTGCTCCGGTTGCCTCGTGCACCGTTCGGTATGCCGTCACCGATCAGTGGCCCAACGGCTTCACCGCCAACGTCTGGGTCACCAACACCGGCAACCAGACGCTCAACCCGTGGACCTCCACCTGGAACTTCACCGCCGGGCAGCGGGTCACCCACAGCTGGAACGGCGACTTCTCCCAGAGCGGTTCGCGGGTCACCATGAAAGCGGTTTCCTACAACCTGAGCCTCGCCCCCGGCGCGACCGTCAACATCGGCTTCAACGGCTCCTTCGACCGCAGCAACCCGACGCCCGTCGGGTTCACCCTCTCCGGCGCGCGCTGCACCACGACCTAA